The Salinibacterium sp. M195 genome includes a window with the following:
- a CDS encoding DUF4307 domain-containing protein: MPAASSSIPGSDLDARYGRSPQANRNNRIVVVTVAIAFVAVFTAWLVWGGLLEAPAKFEAKDTGYEITDESTVSVTWQFNVPVDTDARCAVQALNSTFAIVGWKVVDVPASDQRNRSLTETIRTTELAVSGLIYRCWLT; this comes from the coding sequence GTGCCCGCAGCATCCAGTAGCATCCCTGGTAGCGATCTCGATGCACGCTATGGCCGCAGCCCGCAAGCTAACCGCAACAACCGCATCGTTGTGGTGACTGTCGCAATCGCATTCGTCGCTGTCTTTACCGCGTGGTTGGTCTGGGGTGGGTTGCTTGAAGCCCCCGCAAAATTCGAGGCGAAAGACACTGGCTATGAAATCACTGACGAGTCGACGGTCTCGGTCACTTGGCAGTTCAACGTGCCAGTAGACACCGATGCGCGCTGCGCGGTTCAAGCACTCAACTCAACTTTTGCCATCGTGGGGTGGAAAGTTGTGGATGTTCCGGCCAGTGATCAACGCAACCGTTCCCTCACTGAAACCATCCGCACTACAGAACTCGCAGTGTCAGGCTTGATCTACCGGTGCTGGCTCACCTAG
- the greA gene encoding transcription elongation factor GreA codes for MAADNDVTWLTQEAFDRRTAELEQLTGAARYDIAKKIEAAREEGDLKENGGYHAAKEEQGKIEARIRVLTQLLRHAVVGDVQDDDGVVEPGILVTAEIMGEESVFLLGSREIVAEGSDLDVYSEKSPLGLAINGLKVGQSKKYTAPNGKEITVKILKIATYSG; via the coding sequence GTGGCTGCAGATAACGACGTCACATGGTTGACCCAGGAGGCGTTCGATCGTCGCACCGCCGAACTGGAACAGCTCACGGGCGCAGCGCGGTACGACATTGCTAAAAAGATTGAGGCTGCCCGCGAAGAGGGTGACCTCAAGGAGAATGGCGGCTACCACGCCGCCAAGGAAGAGCAGGGCAAAATTGAGGCCCGCATCCGCGTTCTCACTCAGCTTCTTCGCCACGCCGTAGTCGGCGACGTTCAAGACGACGATGGTGTTGTTGAGCCCGGAATTCTTGTCACCGCCGAGATCATGGGCGAAGAGAGTGTCTTCCTGCTGGGAAGCCGCGAGATTGTTGCCGAGGGCAGCGATCTCGATGTTTACAGCGAGAAGAGCCCGCTCGGTCTCGCAATCAACGGCCTCAAGGTGGGGCAGTCCAAGAAATACACTGCGCCCAACGGCAAAGAGATCACGGTCAAGATCCTGAAGATCGCGACCTACTCCGGCTAA
- the ilvA gene encoding threonine ammonia-lyase produces the protein MVSNRMPGPTLADYQQARMRVSEVIDVTPMQTSRFLAEILGSPVFLKCENLQRTGSFKIRGAYNRLAGLTDEEKARGVVAASAGNHAQGVAFAARQLGIKSTIFMPVGVPLPKLQATRDYGAEVILRGHTVDEPLRAAARFAEDTGAVLIHPFDHFDVVAGQGTLALEVFDQVPQVDTIIVPIGGGGLISGVAGAIKQRAREEGRNVRVIGVQAVNAAAYPVSLEKGEIVEIKSTPTIADGIAVSKPGEINFPMVRDLVDEVITVSDDQTAYALLVLLERAKLVVEPAGAVGVAAILAGKITPSGNTVVLLSGGNIDPMMMERIISHGLSASERYLRLRIPLPDRPGQLARISGIVAEASANVVEVLHSRHNNKVQFSQVQLELHIETRGPEHAESVLARLRDEGFDPQVDF, from the coding sequence ATGGTAAGTAACCGGATGCCCGGCCCCACGCTTGCGGATTATCAGCAAGCTCGTATGCGGGTTTCAGAAGTTATTGATGTCACGCCGATGCAGACCTCGCGTTTTCTCGCCGAGATCTTGGGGTCGCCTGTCTTCTTGAAGTGCGAGAACCTTCAGCGCACCGGTTCGTTCAAGATTCGCGGAGCCTACAACCGCCTCGCGGGTCTCACCGACGAGGAGAAGGCTCGCGGTGTCGTTGCGGCATCGGCCGGTAACCATGCTCAGGGCGTCGCGTTTGCGGCTCGACAGCTTGGCATCAAGTCCACCATTTTCATGCCCGTAGGTGTGCCCCTGCCTAAGCTGCAGGCAACTCGCGATTACGGCGCAGAGGTGATCTTGCGCGGTCACACGGTCGACGAACCTCTCCGCGCCGCAGCGCGCTTCGCCGAAGACACCGGTGCCGTCCTCATCCACCCCTTTGATCACTTTGATGTGGTTGCCGGGCAAGGAACACTCGCGCTCGAGGTCTTCGATCAGGTGCCTCAGGTCGATACGATCATCGTCCCCATTGGCGGCGGCGGCCTCATTTCCGGTGTTGCCGGCGCGATCAAACAGCGTGCCCGCGAAGAGGGGCGCAATGTTCGAGTGATCGGCGTGCAAGCCGTAAACGCCGCGGCGTATCCCGTCTCACTAGAGAAGGGCGAGATCGTTGAGATCAAGTCGACCCCGACCATTGCCGACGGAATTGCGGTGAGCAAGCCCGGCGAAATCAACTTTCCGATGGTCCGTGACCTCGTGGACGAAGTCATCACCGTCAGCGATGACCAGACGGCTTACGCGCTTCTCGTTCTCCTGGAACGCGCCAAGCTCGTAGTTGAGCCCGCTGGTGCCGTCGGCGTCGCCGCGATCCTTGCTGGCAAGATCACGCCGAGCGGCAACACCGTTGTGCTGCTGAGCGGTGGAAATATCGACCCCATGATGATGGAACGCATCATCAGTCACGGCCTCTCGGCATCCGAACGCTACTTGCGCTTGCGGATTCCCCTGCCTGACCGCCCTGGCCAGCTTGCTCGTATTTCGGGCATTGTTGCCGAGGCGAGCGCCAACGTTGTTGAGGTGTTGCACAGTAGGCACAACAACAAAGTGCAGTTCAGCCAGGTTCAGCTGGAACTGCACATTGAGACCCGTGGCCCCGAGCACGCGGAGTCAGTGCTCGCGCGGCTCAGGGACGAAGGATTTGACCCTCAGGTCGACTTCTAA
- a CDS encoding AI-2E family transporter: protein MLFGRRTNLTSKSESQAPATESASVPAGLSIAAAFSWRILVVLGLIAVLIYLIIMFKYIVIPFLVAILISALLVPLVQFLERHRWPKWIAVTATLIAFFTVVSGLVVVVVSQVRLGLPSLQQQSIVAFEGFRSFLSNSQLQVTDEDIDGLLAQVTALIQRDSQALVSGVLSVGSTAGHVLTGTLLTLFATIFVLIDGKRIWAWAVRLFPRRARAAVDGSGQAGWITLTTFVKVQIFVAAVDAVGIGLGAWILGLFYGGFPLVIPIAVAVFLGSFIPVVGALITGILAIFIALVFLGPIPAVIMLGIVLVVQQLEGHILQPLVMGTAVKVHPLAVVFSVAAGAFVAGIPGALFAVPLVAVVNVMTKYIAHGSWRTSVRPTVRDVLGNGK from the coding sequence GTGCTATTCGGACGACGTACGAACCTAACGAGTAAGTCAGAGTCACAGGCCCCCGCTACCGAGTCGGCCTCAGTACCTGCAGGGCTATCCATTGCTGCCGCTTTTTCGTGGCGAATTCTTGTCGTATTGGGCCTGATCGCCGTTCTGATCTACTTGATAATCATGTTCAAGTACATCGTGATCCCGTTCCTTGTCGCGATTCTTATTAGTGCGCTTCTTGTGCCCCTTGTCCAGTTTCTTGAACGTCACCGCTGGCCAAAATGGATCGCCGTGACAGCAACCCTCATTGCGTTCTTTACGGTGGTCTCGGGTCTCGTTGTCGTCGTAGTGAGCCAGGTTCGTTTAGGGCTACCGTCATTGCAGCAACAGTCAATTGTCGCGTTCGAAGGCTTCCGGAGTTTTCTCAGCAACTCGCAGTTGCAAGTAACCGATGAAGACATCGATGGGCTTCTCGCGCAGGTTACCGCCTTAATTCAGCGCGACAGCCAAGCACTTGTTTCGGGAGTACTCTCGGTCGGTTCCACTGCGGGTCATGTGTTGACAGGAACACTGCTCACTCTGTTTGCCACAATTTTTGTTCTCATCGATGGCAAACGCATTTGGGCGTGGGCCGTGCGCCTCTTTCCGCGTCGGGCCCGTGCGGCTGTAGATGGCTCGGGGCAGGCCGGTTGGATCACGCTAACGACCTTCGTCAAAGTTCAGATCTTTGTTGCCGCGGTGGATGCCGTGGGCATCGGCCTCGGCGCCTGGATTTTGGGTTTGTTTTACGGAGGATTCCCGCTGGTCATCCCGATCGCCGTTGCCGTGTTCTTGGGTTCGTTTATCCCGGTAGTGGGTGCGCTCATCACCGGAATCCTCGCGATCTTTATTGCTCTCGTATTCCTCGGCCCCATTCCGGCAGTCATCATGCTGGGAATCGTGCTCGTGGTGCAACAACTTGAGGGGCACATTCTTCAGCCGCTCGTCATGGGCACTGCGGTAAAGGTTCACCCGCTCGCCGTCGTGTTCTCGGTGGCAGCCGGGGCATTTGTGGCGGGAATCCCTGGTGCACTCTTCGCGGTACCGCTGGTGGCTGTTGTGAACGTTATGACCAAGTACATCGCCCATGGCAGTTGGCGCACTAGTGTTCGCCCCACAGTGAGAGATGTGCTCGGTAATGGTAAGTAA
- a CDS encoding ABC transporter ATP-binding protein, with protein MTATFSLTGPTPTASPAEPTGATVQLSAVVKAFSGHTALNSIDLEVAPGELVALLGPSGCGKTTALRSISGLESIDSGRIVIDGVDVADTPTNKRDIGMVFQAYSLFPHMTVLENVEFGLKMRKVAAARRRERALETLDMVGLTKHRDRFAHQLSGGQQQRVALARALVTRPRVLLLDEPLSALDAKVRVQLREEIRRLQTELGITTVFVTHDQEEALAVADRVAVMRDGRIEQIGTPEELYATPANAFVADFVGLSNRMPAELIDGQVHLHGCSLNLLGDPMPDGPVIALVRPEDIALAAEGIAGIVISSSFLGSLRRTRVRLDDGTVVAIQHEVERHPLAGESVAVRLKGAPVSALLPKPKK; from the coding sequence ATGACTGCCACGTTTAGCCTGACGGGCCCGACGCCTACTGCCAGCCCAGCCGAACCCACCGGAGCAACCGTTCAGCTCAGTGCGGTCGTGAAGGCTTTCTCGGGCCACACCGCGCTCAACAGCATCGACCTCGAAGTTGCCCCCGGCGAACTCGTCGCGCTGCTCGGTCCCTCCGGTTGCGGCAAGACCACAGCGCTACGCAGCATCTCCGGTCTTGAGAGCATCGACAGCGGCCGCATTGTGATTGATGGGGTGGATGTCGCAGACACTCCCACGAACAAGCGCGACATTGGGATGGTCTTTCAGGCCTACTCGCTGTTCCCGCACATGACCGTGCTCGAGAACGTCGAGTTCGGGCTCAAGATGCGCAAGGTTGCCGCCGCTCGTCGCCGCGAACGCGCCCTCGAGACCTTGGACATGGTCGGCCTCACGAAGCACCGCGACCGCTTCGCCCATCAGCTCTCGGGTGGTCAGCAGCAACGTGTTGCTCTCGCCCGTGCCCTCGTCACGCGCCCGCGAGTGCTGCTGCTCGATGAACCGCTGAGCGCCCTCGACGCCAAGGTGCGCGTGCAACTGCGCGAAGAGATCCGTCGCCTCCAGACCGAACTCGGCATCACGACGGTCTTCGTGACCCACGACCAAGAAGAAGCGCTCGCCGTCGCCGACCGCGTTGCCGTTATGCGCGACGGCCGCATCGAACAAATCGGTACGCCAGAAGAGCTCTACGCGACGCCAGCCAACGCCTTCGTCGCTGACTTTGTTGGCCTCAGCAACCGGATGCCCGCCGAGCTCATCGACGGTCAGGTTCACCTCCACGGCTGCAGTCTCAATCTGCTCGGCGATCCCATGCCCGATGGTCCTGTCATCGCGCTCGTTCGCCCGGAGGACATCGCCCTCGCCGCCGAGGGCATCGCGGGCATTGTCATCTCGTCGAGCTTCTTGGGCTCGCTGCGCCGCACGCGCGTGCGACTCGATGACGGCACGGTCGTTGCTATCCAGCACGAGGTTGAGCGGCATCCGCTAGCGGGGGAGTCGGTAGCGGTGCGGCTGAAGGGGGCTCCGGTGAGTGCTCTGCTGCCTAAGCCGAAGAAGTAA